A single candidate division WOR-3 bacterium DNA region contains:
- a CDS encoding asparagine synthetase B: MFFLIIANFLFVPMDNEQQDHLKAYGLVYKILQEGLTAEWFLNYRGGSFLLPGLQGIKKEADKRGIYTIWMEDDEVNEIYAIIERENMERVKLEKAPKVAVYIPEIEGPWDDAVALVLEYAEIPYDRVWDDDILQGALIEYDWLHLHHEDFTGQYGKFYRSYSEAPWYKEVVKINEMKARSLGYSKVWKMKHDVAMRIKDFVSKGGFLFAMCSAPITLDIALAFYGVDIVPSQIDGDGITSDFYKKANFNNTLFLKDIKLITSINIYEHSDVDITHLTLQRGEDSYFFLKTFMAKRDIIPAILTQNHTNKIKEFLGQDTGFNREKLRSEIIILGEHPNTEEVKYIYGEFGKGSFSFLGGHDPEDYTHLVGDPPTYLEFHKNSPGYRLILNNLLFPAARKKKLKT; encoded by the coding sequence ATGTTTTTTTTAATTATTGCTAATTTTCTATTCGTTCCTATGGATAATGAGCAACAAGATCATTTGAAAGCGTATGGTCTTGTTTATAAAATTTTGCAGGAAGGGCTCACTGCCGAATGGTTCCTTAATTATAGAGGCGGAAGTTTTCTTCTTCCTGGACTTCAGGGGATAAAGAAAGAGGCAGATAAAAGAGGTATTTACACAATTTGGATGGAAGACGATGAGGTAAATGAGATTTACGCAATAATTGAAAGGGAGAATATGGAAAGGGTGAAATTAGAGAAAGCTCCTAAAGTTGCGGTTTATATCCCAGAGATAGAAGGGCCCTGGGATGATGCTGTAGCGCTTGTCCTTGAGTATGCTGAGATTCCTTATGATAGGGTTTGGGATGATGATATTCTCCAGGGGGCTTTAATAGAGTATGATTGGTTGCATCTCCATCATGAAGATTTTACAGGACAGTATGGTAAGTTTTACAGAAGTTATTCGGAAGCTCCTTGGTATAAGGAAGTGGTTAAGATTAATGAGATGAAAGCACGTTCTTTGGGATATTCTAAGGTTTGGAAAATGAAGCACGATGTTGCAATGAGAATAAAAGATTTTGTTTCGAAAGGAGGTTTTCTTTTTGCAATGTGTTCTGCTCCAATTACTCTTGATATCGCTCTTGCTTTTTATGGAGTAGACATTGTGCCTTCTCAAATTGATGGAGATGGGATCACTTCAGATTTTTATAAGAAAGCGAATTTTAATAATACTCTTTTTCTCAAAGATATAAAACTAATTACTTCTATTAATATATATGAACATTCGGATGTGGATATTACTCATCTTACTCTGCAGAGGGGAGAGGATAGTTATTTCTTTCTTAAAACTTTTATGGCTAAAAGAGACATAATCCCTGCAATTCTCACTCAAAATCACACAAATAAAATAAAAGAATTTCTTGGTCAAGATACAGGATTTAACAGAGAGAAGTTAAGAAGTGAAATAATAATTTTGGGTGAGCATCCAAATACAGAAGAAGTTAAGTATATTTATGGAGAATTTGGTAAAGGTAGTTTTTCTTTTCTTGGCGGGCATGATCCTGAGGATTATACTCACCTTGTAGGGGATCCCCCTACCTATTTAGAATTTCATAAGAATTCTCCAGGTTATCGGTTAATATTAAACAATCTACTTTTTCCTGCTGCAAGGAAAAAGAAACTCAAAACTTAA
- the xerA gene encoding site-specific tyrosine recombinase/integron integrase: protein MDNLIYFYIEELKRRNFSEFTVKSYKIDLEEFKSYLEKNGKKDFSEMDKKDIRGFMGELLSYGYKKSSVARKLSAIKSFSKFLVRNKALKGNPSLSVKTPRVDKPIPSFLSEDEMKKIFEEIPENELDIRNKAILELLYATGIRASELVGLDLSMFDPKSRLIRVYGKGKKERILPLTTYALIALEKYISEVRGWKDGPLFLSKSKRRLTQRDLQRIVKKAIIKVATLNQMSPHTLRHTFATHLLNRGANLRAVQELLGHQSLSTTQIYTHMSLEKLKEEYKKAHPRA, encoded by the coding sequence ATGGATAATCTTATTTATTTTTATATTGAAGAACTCAAAAGAAGGAATTTTTCAGAGTTTACTGTAAAAAGTTATAAGATAGATCTTGAAGAGTTTAAGTCTTATTTGGAAAAGAATGGGAAAAAGGATTTTTCAGAGATGGACAAAAAAGATATTAGAGGTTTTATGGGAGAACTTCTATCTTATGGATATAAAAAATCCTCTGTTGCAAGGAAACTTTCTGCAATAAAATCTTTTTCAAAGTTTCTTGTTAGGAATAAAGCTTTGAAAGGAAATCCTTCTCTTTCGGTAAAAACCCCAAGAGTAGATAAGCCAATTCCTTCTTTTCTTTCTGAAGATGAAATGAAGAAAATTTTTGAAGAAATTCCTGAGAATGAACTTGATATTAGAAATAAGGCTATTCTTGAGTTGCTTTACGCTACAGGGATTAGAGCCTCTGAGTTGGTGGGTCTTGATCTTTCAATGTTTGATCCTAAAAGTAGATTAATTAGGGTTTATGGGAAGGGTAAAAAAGAGAGAATATTACCTCTTACCACATATGCTTTAATTGCTTTGGAAAAGTATATTTCAGAGGTTAGGGGATGGAAAGATGGTCCTCTTTTTTTGAGTAAATCTAAAAGGCGACTAACTCAGCGTGATCTACAAAGAATTGTAAAAAAAGCAATAATTAAGGTTGCAACTTTAAATCAAATGAGTCCTCATACGTTACGACACACTTTTGCAACCCATCTTTTAAATCGGGGAGCAAATCTCAGGGCTGTTCAGGAGCTTTTGGGACATCAATCTTTATCTACCACTCAGATTTATACCCATATGAGTTTAGAAAAGTTGAAAGAAGAGTATAAAAAGGCTCATCCAAGAGCATAA
- a CDS encoding inositol monophosphatase family protein gives MLREIIEVAKKAGILLKNYFGLLDGEDIQRKKEGHFVTKADKESEEFIVKELVKKFPGVGICSEERELIPGKGTFFVDPLDGTHNFIHKISYFCVSIAYVEGSEIKIGVIYAPIFKELFYAEKGKGAFFNGRRIEHSKEKEISRALISISIPSSAYNRREEIFNFLKELIVQVNSLRMFGSAALQLADTARGKIDGNLGFSLSPWDVSAGVLLVREAGGLVTNEKGGNEISDGNIISGTPYIQKFLLDFIKNKVNK, from the coding sequence ATGTTACGAGAGATAATCGAGGTTGCAAAAAAAGCTGGGATTTTACTTAAGAATTATTTTGGTCTTTTGGATGGAGAAGATATTCAAAGGAAAAAAGAAGGGCATTTTGTTACAAAAGCAGATAAAGAATCCGAAGAATTTATTGTAAAAGAGTTGGTAAAGAAATTTCCGGGGGTTGGTATATGTTCAGAGGAAAGGGAGTTAATTCCTGGGAAAGGAACATTTTTCGTTGATCCTTTAGATGGAACTCATAATTTTATTCATAAAATATCTTATTTTTGTGTTTCTATTGCATATGTAGAAGGTTCGGAGATTAAAATTGGGGTTATTTATGCTCCTATTTTTAAAGAGCTCTTTTATGCCGAAAAAGGGAAAGGAGCATTCTTTAACGGGAGAAGAATTGAGCATTCTAAAGAGAAAGAAATTTCAAGAGCTTTAATTTCTATAAGTATTCCCTCTTCTGCTTATAATAGAAGGGAAGAAATTTTTAATTTTTTGAAAGAGCTGATTGTGCAGGTAAATTCTCTTAGAATGTTTGGCTCTGCTGCTCTTCAATTAGCAGATACAGCAAGAGGAAAAATTGATGGAAATTTAGGATTTTCTTTGTCTCCTTGGGATGTTAGCGCAGGGGTTTTGTTGGTAAGAGAAGCTGGAGGTTTGGTTACGAATGAAAAGGGTGGAAATGAAATTTCGGATGGAAATATTATTTCTGGAACTCCATATATACAAAAATTTTTACTTGACTTTATTAAGAATAAAGTTAATAAATAA
- a CDS encoding ABC transporter permease, which translates to MRFLKEKINSSMQYIGEIFILLWQTFLNVKGIFRKFDLFIEQVFFQGVKSISIVLFTSLFMGMVTAYQAYYQGKQYAPDVYVGMFVCKALFIELGPLIVGLIIAGRVSSSIAAEIGSMKVTEQIDALEAFAINPIEHLVVPRVFAGIFILPILTIIAEVIGIFGGWILSLVSLNISSDVYWRGVRLNYYPITLYGGLIKSMVFGLTLTLMGCHYGLKTEGGAEGVGDSTTKAVISSTILILFLDYFVSRLVFR; encoded by the coding sequence ATGCGTTTCTTAAAAGAAAAGATAAATTCAAGTATGCAATACATAGGAGAAATTTTTATACTTCTTTGGCAAACTTTTCTGAATGTAAAGGGTATATTTAGAAAGTTTGATTTGTTTATAGAGCAAGTGTTTTTCCAGGGTGTAAAATCAATCTCAATCGTTCTTTTTACTTCTCTTTTTATGGGGATGGTGACAGCCTATCAAGCTTATTATCAGGGGAAACAATATGCACCAGATGTTTATGTAGGAATGTTTGTTTGTAAAGCACTTTTTATTGAACTTGGTCCTCTAATCGTAGGGTTAATAATTGCAGGAAGAGTTTCCTCTTCAATAGCCGCAGAGATAGGTTCAATGAAGGTTACAGAGCAAATTGATGCCTTAGAAGCTTTTGCTATAAATCCTATTGAGCATCTTGTTGTTCCTAGGGTTTTTGCAGGAATTTTTATTTTACCAATCCTAACAATCATAGCAGAAGTTATTGGAATTTTTGGAGGGTGGATTCTTTCTTTAGTGAGTTTGAATATCTCAAGTGATGTTTATTGGAGAGGAGTCAGATTGAATTATTATCCTATTACTCTATATGGAGGGTTGATAAAATCTATGGTTTTTGGCTTGACTTTGACTTTAATGGGTTGTCACTATGGCCTTAAAACAGAAGGAGGAGCAGAAGGGGTTGGAGACTCTACAACGAAGGCGGTGATATCTTCAACGATTCTTATTCTCTTCCTTGATTATTTCGTTTCAAGATTGGTATTTAGATGA